tttaaaattattattattatttttttacattataataataaaaaattaattattataattatttttaattttatattatttcttattttttaaatgaatattcaaaatattttttaatatttaatatttttaaaataaatttaattaaaaatatctttaatatatatataaaaataaaataaataaaaattataaaatgaaggaAGTAATAGAGTATATTTGTGatacttttatataaaaatgataactattaataaaatcatatcaatatattaattaacaaaatttaattattttcactatgacataaaattaaatattttgtattaacataattaaattttattaattaaatttgattatttaattataattaaatatccaatatttatattttttttaaaaagatatttttattattcacgAAAGAGAAAATAGAGACAAAATTCTTATTTGGAATCAAAAAATTTatgagaatttaatttaatttattttttaaaattttttatttaaaatgaaaatttttaatttatttttcatttaaaatgacatttaaaatgaaaattttaatttatttttgacattttttatttaaaatgaaaaattttatttaaaaggaaAACCCATTTTCAGCCTGCAAAAATTGGAGCATTTCTGCTATAAATTGGGCCTGGCTTCTAGCTATGACAACAAAATCAGTGTTATTGGGCCAATTATTTAATCAGCCCACTATTCTTCACACatttttaattaactattatttttaagCGTTATTTATTCACGAGatactaattttaatataaattaaataataaattctgactaattgaaaaatcaataaaatcacattatatttatttgtaaCTTTTTCCTTCCTTTAAAATGTCATTACATTTCAATCATCAACTTATTTCCATTCATTTTAGCATTATaccttctctttcttttgtaataattcattttataaaaaagaatttaaaataaatttttataaaattattcataattttatttaaattaaaaaattgaaaattttcaataattcaaccaataaaaaaattaattaaattaaatttttaatttcaaataaaatttaaaattcaataactATTTCAataagttcaaagcttccttttatttatttttccacACTAACTTTTCACAGCAATCAATATTCTGCTTTTCTAATCACACTCAATTTTAAATCTCGTATGGATTTTATTCAAatgcaaaattttcttttccaaCAATGTACAACCTTTAATTTTCAAATGCaatcttcatcttcttttttttttttttccaagaaCAAGCACTCCTCAATTTTCAATGAAAATTTGCTTTCAAAATCATGTGTCaatcaaattaatttcattaattattgttgttatactttaattatttatcctataaaatggaaaattattattattatttttttaaaaatgagaaTTAAAGATAGTagaatagaatttaaaatttctcaGATTTACTCGGATGAACTTACAATTAGGtgccaaaataattaatttataaataaatttgaattaaaacataaaaggaatgCCTCCATGACGTGGGTCAATGGCATTTATTCTGAAAAGCACGTGTTATGAAAAGGGAAGTTGAAAATGTTAAGCATATACGAAATACGAAGGCTCCTTCCTTTGACAAATGAAACATCCATCAATATTTCAAAAAGGTATCAACACATCCATACATATACAAAAGTCTCTAACAGCGACAGCTAATCGATCTCTGCAATTGCAAACCCATGTCCCCGTTAGAATGCGATATAGCTATTCCATGCTGGTTTTCGtttatcttttttaaataataatagtgATTTTATCTGTGAAGATTCAAAGCCAACGCATGTAGTAGTCATATCTCCTAGCAAAGTACGTCCTTTTTGTGTCCTTCCCCCCCACCGCCCAACGTGTTAGTTTCTTTAGCATGACAGTTTAACACAGCAAGCTTTAGCTTTAGCTTTTTAGCTATTGATTTCGTTTAAAAGTTTGAACTTGGCATTGTGTAATTGTGGAAACGACTCTAACACTGTTGAAATTAAGCTCATGTATAAACACCGCGTCATACAGATGTTAACACACGCTATTGAATCAGAAACCGTGTGAAACCATGCAAAAGCATGATACGTAGAGAGGTTTCTTCATCATGAGTTCGTGACTTGCCTAATACACACATACATGTAGCAACTTTTGAGAGGCAACGAGGCAGAGGCTGTGTATACAAAGTCAAATTGAAGCAGCACTACACCTTTTCAAAGtaaactctctctctatctctctctatctctctctatcTTCTCAACTGCTAATTTTGTCTCATAAGGAATTCACCATAAAagggaaaaattgaaaaaagagaaaaaagatgaCAAGTCAAATAATCTTGCAAAGGCCCCCACATCCTTAATTCACCGTCCTTAACAAACAAATATCAGTATAAATATATAGCCATGTTGCTTGTCTACTCCCATCACCTACCCATATTCCAAATTACTCAATGGCGAAAGGCAGCtcaatatcatcaatgaagcgTCATCGTTTTGTTTCATCAGGTCTATTATTGCTACTGCTGGTGCTGCTTTTGTCTGTGCAGATCAGTGTTGTCCATTGCAGAGCTCTTCGTTCGATGACCACTGGTGAAATATCTGGTTGTCAGCAGCAGAAAGATGTAGCTCATCAATCGGCCGGCGGAGTAGCTTCATTCGCCGTTTCTTCCAATAACTCTATCGGCGGTGGTGGAACTTCCGTAAGCTTGATGTTTCAGTTGGCTTCAGGACCTAGCAGAAAAGGCCCTGGACATTGAAGATATAGCACTACATACTCTTAGACTTGTTAATCAATTAACCCATTTCGATACTCTTATTTTTACGTATAAATTTTTATCTTGGATGTGTATTTGTGACAGttttgtgaatttttttatcaagCGAAGATGGTGAAACTttgtttccttcttttttttttttttaattttgtcctACAGGAAGGATGAAGATGAATCTATTAGGTTCATACTTGTAATTTGTTAATCAAAGTTGAAACTAAATGAATTAGTAGATACAGTTTTGATGCAATttggaattttttttctctgtttGTTTTGGTCTAGATTGAAGACAATTTAGAGGCTCCAGCAAAGAtcattaatttcaaaaattcacTATTCACTTTTTACAAATACATAAGTTTCTctcattataaatatataaaaagcaataattttataataagagttatattttttatatttccaGTCTGTTCTATAATTTTCTCCCCTCACTTTTCACTTTTTAAGACCAAGGTGAATCACAGCCACCCACGAATATAAAAGAAGATGGTCCTATTGGGCCACGAGCCTTGTGGTCAAAAAacgaataatataataaataaataaataaagatattgAGGTGGAGACGGATGCTGAAACTTTGACTGGCTTCAGGATGTAATAAGAAAATGTTATTTTGTATTAGATAATGCATGACGTATGAGCTTTTTCCGTATTATTCTTCTTTTTGACAAAGATAGTATCAAGAGAGCagcttaaaaaaaacaaaaacaaaaacgcCCCAAAAGCAAAAGGGGCGAgtgaaaaaaaatctaaaaaacagttaaatttattattgaattatataaaaaaataaaaaatatttaattttatttcttattcaaattttattaaaaaatatttaataattttattttatattaatttacataaaataagaaaaaaaacttttacggttaaatttgaatcaattttaatttactttaaacGCTAGCCAAGAAAAGAAGTGTCTCAAATTCTTATAaggatatattatatttatctcaaaTCAGAAAGAAGTGTCTAAGATCCTTATAAGGGATATATTATTCTTATACTAAATTGATATGAAATTCAATACTTCTCACACCCAGAATTATATTAGAACAtgatatcataaaaaaaatccaCAATGAATTGGTATTTTCAGATTGAATATTCATAAAAGAGTACGTCCCTATATATACAGGTAAGAAAATAATCTAATACAAAGAATAATACAATTACCCCTATACTAAACCGATATGTAATTCAATACCCCTTATATTCAAGATTATATTGAAGTGTGATACCATAAAGAAATCCACAATGGATTGGTATTTTCTGattaaatattcataaaagAATATATCCCTGTATATACTGGTAAGGAAGCAATCTAATACAAAGAATAATGCAATTACAATTATTTAGTCCTGTGATAGTGCTAAGATCTCTATAATTAAGTGTACTTATTtgtacaaaataataaaatattcttttatagGACCTAATTCACGCCAAAAGTTAACTCACGAAAGGAAGATTCTTTAAAACCCTTATAAGGAGTACATTACGGAGGGAAGATTGTTTAAAATCtttataaggggcacattactccTATTCCAAATCGATGTGGAATTCAACGCCCAAGGGGAATGAGTGCCTAAGGTTCTTATAAGAGGCACATTATCCCTATAGTTCTTATAAGAGACACGTTATTTCTATCCCAAACCTATATGAGATTCAATAACTCTTACGCTCAGAACTATATTAGAGTATGACATATTTATGGGGGATCTTGATACCATGAAGAAATCCACAGTGGAGTGATATTTTCTGATTGAATATCCATAAAAGACTACGTCTCTATATATACAGATAAGGAAGGAATCTAGTATCAAGAATAATGTAATTACAATTATTTAGTTCTATGATAGTGCTAAAATCCAGTGTACTGATttgtacaaaaaaaaaaaaaaaatactcacTTTAAAAGCTAATTCAAGGGAAACGAGTACTTAAGACCCTTATGAGGGACACATTACTTCTATTCAAAATCGATGTgagatttaataaatttatcttttaataatcgttaaaaacaaaataaattcaaataaaataagtatagcatagttttgaaaaaaaaatattaaatatagtgCAGTTTGCCCTTTAAAATATAACAACTTTATTTGGCATTTTATTGATAAGTCATAAATAAATTTGgacaaaaattattaatttatatagtaaaaaatgaaagagaattttattgtaataatataaaactaATGGTAAAAGTGTTAAAATTTAATGGGAGGACTTTTTTAGTGGAGTTCTTAAAATCTTATGGCCTATTTAATGTTAGTTAATTTGTTGGAAAAAATACACAAAATTTGTGCcgtatttttatcaattttttattttaaactttataATTCAATCGGTGATAAAGtaatattttatgattaataaaaaattataatttttagatgccataaaaatattgatatcatcattattaatttaatataaattaaatcacaaattttaaaataaaattaagtgaagttataatatatatttttatatttttattttttaattaataattatattttaattattatattaattttttttaacggttttaaaaaattattatattatatatattattttaacacaaattaatttaatatgtttTCTTATATAtgtagttttaattattttttagtttgaaGGATAAGTAATTTAATATGGAATATTAGTGAACCAAAATTGATTAATTCTAAGTGTTGGAATTCAAATAAATGGGCTAAGCATGGAGCAATGATTTCAGCAATGCAATCATAAACTGCTTACAAAGTCTTCATTCAAGTAGTTTGAAAAACGTTGGTAAATTCATTTTCCCATGCGTTATGCGTGcattatattaaataagaattctttcttctttctactCATATTGAGGTACAGTCCAAATGTTCTAAGTTTTAGTCTAGACATTtgccaataataataaaacaaaaattgcACAAGAAAGTTAAGCTTTTATTTGTTcgattgaaaatattattttaattaaaaaaaataaatcattttttaaaaaattattaaataaaaaatataaacattttatggtaatttatattaatatctaaaattttatattttaaatagtaaaattaattttgtttttcaatttgctataattataatcaatggattaaattaaatccaaaaagtttaaatatatatttttattataataatattatttatcagtaatcttattatttattttttattttcacttttattaatattataatttattaataaaacttaaaatataaaaataaaataaaattttactgtttaaaacatataatattttattttatttaaaatattatttataaaaagtaaaattttttaaatgaaaaaaaatatataataatgaatataaatatttaatgaaacactttaatatatattatttatatgtgatattttatataataaaaatttatttataataaatatttattttatataatatatttaatattatatatacttttttattttattaaaaaatcatttaaattataggcattttttttatatttaaaaatctttaCTTTCTATCaataatattctaaataa
The sequence above is a segment of the Manihot esculenta cultivar AM560-2 chromosome 5, M.esculenta_v8, whole genome shotgun sequence genome. Coding sequences within it:
- the LOC110616235 gene encoding uncharacterized protein LOC110616235, translated to MAKGSSISSMKRHRFVSSGLLLLLLVLLLSVQISVVHCRALRSMTTGEISGCQQQKDVAHQSAGGVASFAVSSNNSIGGGGTSVSLMFQLASGPSRKGPGH